The following DNA comes from Bradyrhizobium manausense.
GGCGGCGGCGGGCTGAATTATTCGCTCGCCAACGCGATGGGCGCGGGCTCCGCCGACCTGTTCCAGGCCGGCGTCTACGGCCGTCATAATTTCGGCCCGGCCTATATCGCCGCTGCGCTCGCCTATGGCTGGCACGACGTCACCACCAACCGCACCGTGGCGCTCGCCGGTGCCGACCAGCTCCAGGGCCGCTTCAAGGCCGACACATTCTCCGCGCGCTTCGAGGGCGGCTATCGTTTCACCACGCCCTTGATCGGCATCACGCCTTACGCGGCCGCGCAGGTGACGAGCTTCAACCTGCCGAACTATTCCGAAGTCAGCCTCAACGGCGGCGGCCTGTTCGCGCTGAACTATGCCGCGCAGTCGCTGACCGACACCCGCTCCGAGCTCGGCCTGCGCACCGACAAATCCTACGCGATGCAGAACGGCGTGCTGACCTTGCGCGGCCGTGCCGCCTGGGCGCACGACTACAATCCGAGCCGGGCCGTCACCGCGCTGTTCCAGACCTTGCCGGGCACCAGCTTCGTCGTCAACGGCGCCAGGGTCGACGCCGATTCCGCGCTTGTCAGCGGCAGCGCAGAGATGAAATGGCTGAGCGGCTTCTCGATCGCCGGCACCTTCGACGGCGAGTTCTCCGGCAATGTCACCAGCTATGCCGGCAAGGGCGTATTCAAGTACAGCTGGTGAGGCGCCCTACTTCTCCGCCTGCCACTGGCCGGAGACGCCCAGGATGACCCTGACGCGGCCGGTGGGCGTATCGCTCAGCGTGGTGGTCTGCGGCACCTGGACGTCGAGCTGATCGACGAACAGGAACGGCATGCCGGCTTCGAGATCGTAGAGCACCTTTTGCAGCGCGGGCTGCTCCAGTTCGCAGCTGACGACGAGGCCGACGAAGCCGTCCTTGGTCTGCGCCCCCGAGACGTCGACCTGCGAGGACTGCACCGAGCCGCCCTGATTGCCGACCGCAGCCGCAACCCGCTGCAGCAGATTGGCGCCCGCCACCGTCACCGTCGGCCCTTCCAGGAACGGCGTGCCGGGATGCTCGGCCGACAGGGCCGCGGCATTCTTGGCCGCACCCTTGCGGCCGCGCAGCTGGTCGAGCAGGTCGGAGGTCTGCGCCAGGGCCTGACGATGTGCGATCACGTCGGCGATCGACAGGCCCGCCAGCAGCAACAGGCCGCCCGTCACAGCGAGGTAGAGCGTGACCGCGATCAGTGGCGAGGAGGTCAGCGTCCGCGTGACGGCGCCTCCGCTTCCGGCATTGACGCTGCTCATGGTGGGGGTCATGGCGCGTTCCTCGGCTCGACCTGCGCCTCGATGTGAAAGCGCTCGCCGGGATCGGAGGGGCTGCGTGTCGTCGGGGCATAGAAGGTCGCGCGGGTGAAGTGCTGCGACTGCTCGATCAGCGGAATCAGCGAGGGCGCATCGCGGGTGATACCGGCGATCTGGAGCTTGTTGCCGGAGAGGTGCATCTCGGTGACGTAGGTATGGTCAGGCAAAACACGGCTTAGCGATTCCAGCACGATCACGCTCGCCTGCGTGTCGTATTTGCGCCGCTCCAGGAGCGCCAGCGGCGAGCGCTCGCCGCCATCGGCACCACGGATCGCGGCGCGGCGCTGGGTGATCTGTCGATCGAGTTCGCTCTCCTGCGCGCTCAAACTGTCGGCCAGATAGCCCGCGACGACCGAGCCGAGAACAGCCGCGATCGCGGCGACGGCCAGCACCAGTTGCAGCGTCCGGCTCAACCGCACGGGATCGATCGCGCCGCGCGACTTCTGCTCGAACACCCTGATGCGCCCGCCCTCGCCCGCCTCCGTCAACACCGCGATCGCGGACGGATGAAAGCCGGACAATGCCTCGACATAGCTCGTCGCCAGCCGGCGCGGTGCGGCCGCGATCATGGTGGTGATGCTCTCCGCGCCTTGCGCAACCGGCGCGCTGCACCCGAACACGGCCTCCGCGGCGCTCCACGGCGTCAGCCGGTCGATCTGCGCCCGCACGATGCCTTCGAGGAAATCGGCCGCCCGCGCCGGCAGCTCCAGTGGACGGAACAGGAAGCGCGCCGGCCGCAGCACGATCTCGACGCGACAGCCACGGACGACCGAAGCGAGATTGGCGCCGGTGAATTTGCCGTCCTCGAACGCGATCTCCCTCGGGATGTTGTCGGGCCTTGCAGCCTCCAGCGCGAACGCGCCGGTCTCGCCCTCGACCAGCCGTACCAGGCGCGGCTGCACCATCCGCTCCAGCCCAGTGACGGCAGCGCCCGCCACCGTACCGGTCCAGGCATCGAAAATGGCGCGAAGAGTACCGAGCGAACTCATCTCACAGAGGCTTTCCGGCCGAGCCGTCGAAGGCGTTGTGCCACGACAATACACGATAGGGCTCATCGCCGCTTTCGAGAAGCAGGATGACGATCTCGGCCGAGCTCTGCCGGTGCGACGGCGCTTCGGCCGCGACGGTCACCCGGTAGGCCTTCGCGCCCTCGATCGTCGCGCTGGCGCTGCCGGCAAGCCCGACCAGCGACTGCGGGGCGACATTGGGATCGGCGCGGTTGCGCAGCAATTGTTGCAGGGTTTCCGGCGTCATGCCGGGCAGCGCCGCCACCACTTGCGGCGCGGCGTCCAGCACGTTCACGGTTCGCATGTTGCTGAACACGGTGACGAAGGGCAGCATGCGCCCGATCACGGCCGGCGGAATGCCGCGCACCAGCCACAGCTCGTCGCTGTGCGGAAACGGCGCGTGGCGCGGCAGATAGGGCGCGCCGAGCGTGCGGTAGAAAGAATCCTCCGGATTGTCCACGCCAGGCTCGGTCGACGACCGCCACGCCAGGATGCGGTCGGCGTAGTCAGGCGCATCCGCCGTGGAGACGCCGAGCCCGATCATCAGGCCCGCGAGGACGGATTTCGGCGCCATGTTGAGATCGATCCGCGCGGCCTCCGAGCGGAACGTCACGGCCACCCGGCCTGCACCGACGCGGGCGTTGAAGGTGCCGCTGGTCGGGCGCGTCGCCTCGCTCTGCGCGGTCAACCGATAGGCCGCAAGCTCGAGCCCGGCATTCATCAGGGCATCGGCCTGCAACCGGTCGGTGTTGACCGCGACGGTCACCGCGGTGTTGGTGACGTAGGTCAGATAAATCAGCGCGAGCGAGGCCAGCGCTGCCAGCATCCACAGCACCACGATGACGATGAAGCCGCGCTCATCGCCAGACGCGGCGAAGCCGCCGTCACGGCCAGGCGCGTCCCGACCATGTGCCGCCCCCCTCACAGTTGCTGCTCCTCTTTCTGCGCCTGTTGCGGCCGGTTGGCCGAGGTCACGCAGGTCGTCGGATTCTTGGCCCGCGCGCATTCGGCAGGCGCAGTGATGTGCGGCAACACCGCGGCCGAGACCGCCATCACCTGTCCGTTGGCGCCGTCGCGCACCGTGACGCGGACGCGATCGGGCAGCTGCGCCTGGCCACGCCAGGTCGGCTGCCACTTCCGGTCAGGCCCGGCATAGGCGAAGCTGACACGGAACGGCGCGCGGATCAGCACCACCTGGTCGACGAAGCGGATCTGCCCATCCGTCGGCATCGGCTGGAACGGCGCGCGCTCGCGCACCAGCGCGAGCCCCTGGGCATCGGCCTTTTCGATCAGGCGGATGAATTCGAGGCCCGGACGCGCACTCGGGCCGAGCGCGGTGCGCAGGAACGTCACCGACAATTCGGCGCCGTCGAACAGCGGCACCCTGGCGTCGCCATTCACCGCGATCTGTTCGGCGACGGAAAGATCGGCGACGATGCGGTCGATGCCAGTGGCGAGCCGCTCGGCGCGCTGCACCCGCGCGATGCCGCGATTCCAGTTCGGCAGCCATTGCGCCGTCACGGTCGCAAGCGCAGCCAGGATCACGGTCATCAGCAGCGTCGCCAGCAGCACCTCGAGCAGCGTGAAACCCGCCTCGGAAGCGAACGCACGGGACAGGCGCTTGATGGGGGCGATCATTGGGTGGACCTTGGCACCAGCTTCACCGTCGTGACCTGGAGTGCGGCGCCGTCGGCGCGCTGGAGGCGCAGATTGACCGCCAGCGCCACGAAGCGATCGGTCTCGGGATTTCCGCCGGCGACGTTCATCGGCGCGATATCGACGCGCCAGCGACTGCCGGCAAGCTGCCCGCTCTGCCGGCCGGGCTTCAGCAAACCACGCGCCGGTAGATCCGCAAGCAATGTCTCCGCCGTGCCTGCCAGCGCCAGGTGCTGGTCGATCGAGCGCGTGCCCTTGGTCGTGACCGCGATGACCGAGCCGATGGTCCCGAGCACGATGGCGATGATCGCGAGCGCGACCAGCGTCTCGATCAAGGTGAAGCCGGCGGCGTCGTTAGAGCAGCTTCTGCGCGACAATCTCGACGCCTCCGGTCAGCCAGTTGACCCGCACCTCGTAGCCCATGCCCGGCCGCGCCAGCGCGATCGTCCCGCCGCACGACATGCCCGACGGGAAGAAATCGATCGACCGCCCGGTGGCGCGATCGGCGCAGCGCGCGGCCAGCGTCGCTTGGACAACGACGTCGGGCGGCAGATGGATGGTCTGCCCGGTGACGCCCGAGCGGATCGCGCGCGCCTCGGCGTCCACCAGGGTTGCGACCCTGACCTGGCGACGCAGCGCGGAGTTGCGATCGGATTTCAGCAGTGCCGCGGTCTCGACCGCGTAGCTCTCGAGCTTCGCGCGTGTCGTCGAGTGCGGGATTCCCGGCAGGATGATCGCCGCCAGCAGGCCGATGATCGCGAGCACGCACAGGATCTCGATCAGCGCAAAGCCTTGCTGACCGAAGTCATGCTGACCTACGCCTTGCGCATCACGAACCGGTTCAGCGTGCGCCGCTGACAATGTCGGCTGCCGTTCCACTGCCGCCTTCCTGACCGTCTGATCCGAGCGAGATGATGTCGTAGGGAGCGCTTGCGCCCGGCGACCGATAGACATAGCCATGGCCCCAGGGATCGTTGGGCACCACGCCGCCGCGCAGGTATGGCCCGTTCCAGCCGGCCTGGTTGTTGCTGCGCGTGAGCCCGGTGAGGCCTTCGTTCGAGGTCGGATAGCGGCCGAGATCGAGGTAATAGAGATCGAGCGCGCTGGAGAAGCTCTCGATCTGGATCTTCGCCGCCTTGGCCTTGGACTCGCTCAGATAGTTCAGCACCCGCGGGCCGACCAGCGCCATGATCATGCCGATGATGGTGATCACGACGAGCATCTCGACCAGGGTGAAGCCGGCCTCGCCTTCTCCGCGCCGCCGGCGGCGCTTCGACGATGGATGTCTGGTCACTTCAAGCCCCTCCCATTCCCTAACCGACAATCTGGCTTACCGACATCAGCGCCGTCATCACCGATGTGATCAGGCCGCCGACGACCAGCGAGATCGCGATGATCGCAGCGGGCCCGGCAATGCCGACCGCACGATCGAGCGTCCGTTGCAACTTGGCCTCGTAGAATTCGGCGACCCGGCCGGACAGCATCGGCAGCTGCCCGGTCTCGTCACCCAGTCTCAGCATGCGTACCGCCATCGGCGGCAACGCGTCCGTCTCGGCGAGCGCATCGGAGAGTTTCGAGCCGTGGCGGACGCGGTCGGCGGCGTCGCTCCAGACGGGGGACGATCCTGTCGTCGCCATCATGTCGACGAGAATGCGCAGCGTGGTGGTGAGGTTGACGCCGCTGCCGAGCAGCAGGCCGAGATTACGGCAGAACAGCGCCGTGCGGTACGCGCGCATCACGTTGCGGATCGCCGGCAGCCGCGTGAATGCATTGGTGATGCCGCGACGAATGCGCTCCCGACGCAACAGCAGCCAGGCGGCCGCGATGAACGTCGCAAGCCCGGCCAGCACCGCATCGGAATTGCCACGCAGGAACGTGGAGATGTTCAGGAACACGCCGACGATCGGATCGACCTTGGCACCGAAATCCTGCAAGACGCTGGCGAACTGAGGCAGCACGAAGGTCAGGAAGAACAGCAGCACGCATCCGGCCGCGCCGAGCACGAAGACAGGATAACGGATCGCATCCGTCAGGCGGCGCCTCAGCGCCTCGGCGCGCGCGCGTTCGCCGGCGAGCACCTCCAGCACCTGGTCCAGCGACCCCGACGCCTCGCCGACCCGCACCAGCGCGATATACATCGGCGGAAACAGTCCCTCATGCCGGGCCAGCGCCTCGCCGAAACTTTCGCCGGAGACCACCCGTGCGCGGATGTCAGCGACAATAGGCCGCAGCCGCCCGAAATCCGGATCGGCGGCGAGCAACTCCAGGCCGTCATTGATGCGGGCGCCGGCGCGCAACAGCAGCGCGAGGTCGCGGGTAAAGATGGTGACGTCTTCCGGCTTCGGCCTGTTGAACAGGCTGAGCGCGCTGTGCGCGGCGCCGCCCTCCTCCGGCGTGACGTTGTCGACCAGCACGAGGCCGAGCCGCTCGATCCGCTGCGCCACGTCGCCCGGCGCCGGCGCGGCGATGGCGCCGGAGACCAGTTCGCCGTTGGCATTGAGCGCGCGGTAGCGATAGTTCGGCATGGTTCCAAGCACACTTGAGCGTTAGCGCACCGTCGTGACGCGGAAGACTTCGGGCACCGTCGTCAACCCCGCCCGGCATTTGGCGACTGCATCCTCCAGCATCGTCGTCATGCCGCCCTGCATCGCGGCGGCGTCGATGGAGTGGGAATCGGTCTTCGGCCCGATCAGCGCCCGGACCTCCTCGGACATTTCGAGGATCTCGAACACGCCGTTGCGGCCGCGATAGCCGGTGCCGCCGCAGCGCTCGCAGCCGCCGGCCTCGTGCACCACCTCGCCGCATTTGAAACCGATCACGGCAAAGCGCGGATCCTTGGCGAGATCGGCCTCGGTCAGCGCGTGCGGCACCTTGCAGCGGTCGCACAGCATGCGCACCAGCCGCTGGGCCACCACCGCGCGCAATGTCGACTTGAGCAGAAAACCTTCGATGCCGAGATCGATCAGGCGCGGTATGGCCGCCGCCGCTGTCTCGGTGTGCAATGTGGTCAGCACGAGATGGCCGGTCAGCGCGGCATGAATTGCGATATGCGCGGTCTCGGCGTCGCGGACCTCGCCGACCATGATGACGTCGGGGTCCTGACGCACGAAGGAACGCATCGCCGAGGCGAAGGTCAGGCCGATCGACGGCTTGACCTGGGACTGGTTGATGCCGGGAATCTCGTATTCGACGGGATCCTCGATGGTGAGGATCTTGCGCGTCGGTTCGTTGAGGATCGACAGCATGGTCGCAAGCGTCGTGGTCTTGCCGCTGCCGGTCGGCCCGGTGATCACGATCATGCCGTGCGGCATCGCGAGCAGGCGCGTCATCACGCTCTCGTCGCGGGTCCGCAGGCCGAGCTTGCTCATCTCGAGCAGACCGCGGTCGCGCGGCAGCAGCCGGATCACGGCGCTCTCGCCATGCTGCGTCGGCATGGTTGCAACGCGGACGTCAATTTCGTTGCGGCCGACGCGCACGCGCGCCGCGCCGTCCTGCGGCAGGCGCCGCTCGGCGATGTTGAGGCTGGCCAGAATCTTGATGCGCGAGATCAGCGCCTGCGGCGGAATGCCCTGCGGCGACGGCAACGCACGCAACAGGCCATCGACGCGCATGCGCACTGTGAGCCCGGAGCGGAATGGCTCGACATGAATATCACTCGCGCGCAGATCCAACGCACGCTCCAACAGGTCGTTGAGCGCCCGCACCACCGGCGCACCGCTGGCGAGATCTCGCAGGCTCTCGATATCGTCGTCGGATCGCTGCGCAGCGCTCCTGCCGCTCTCGTCGACATTTGCGTCATCGGCATCGGCCCGCTGATCGAGGACCGTCGTAATGTCCTCATATGACGCGACTACGACATCGACTGTCGTTCCGAACACGATCTCGGCCGCGCGCAGGGCCGCCGTATCGGACGGATCGGCAACCGCCAGGCGGAGACCGCCATTCGGCGCGCTGAAGGGAAAGATCGTGGATTCACGCAGAAATCGACGCGAAAAGCCGTCCAGGCGGGGCGTCGTCGTGAGCAGTTGCGGAAGACTGAGCCGCGGCAAGCCAAAATATTCCGACACTTCGTCGGCGAAATCGGCCGCGGAGAGATCGGTGGCTTCCCAGAATTCGCGCAACGGACGTGTCAGCGTGGTCGTGCCTGACCTCTCCAGCCGGGCATGCGCCCGCGGCGGCAGCGAATATTTTTCCAAGAGGTGTTGCCGAAAGCCATCGGCGGAGCGGACTTGCATCGCATTCACTGCGCTGACCTTGTTACTCGAATGCAACAGCTTCCGCGTGCCGCGGAGGTCCTTTACCCTTGACTTATTTCTTAGCAAAAACATAATCGTGGCGCAAATTATTGGGCGTCCGAGTCAAGGGGGATCGGATGCAATTTCCAGTCACTTCCAGCGTTGGAAGGCGTACTTTGTTTGACGTGGTCCAGCCGCTACTGCGCCGCCGGTCAGCGTTGACTGGAATGCTCCTCCTGTTGTCGTCCGCTGTCCTGCTCTCGGCCTGCATCGTCACAGCCGATCAATCGGTCGAAGCCGACCCCAGGGATCCGCGCGCCCAGGATATTGCGGACAAGATTCGCTCCCTCGACCTCCAGCCGCGACAACCTGCCGACGCGGGAGCAAGCGGCATCGGCCAGGCGAAATCGTCGAAACCCGCGATCTATCTGAGTGATGGTGCGACGCCGCAGGGCGGCGCGCTGGCCGAACGTGACGACGGCGGCGGCAGCGGCTACGACCTCAATTTCGAGAACGCACCTGTGGCGACCGTCGCAAAGGTCATCCTTGGTGACGTACTTAACACGGGCTACACGATCGATCCGCGCGTGCAGGGCACCGTGACACTTGCCTCGGTGCGCCCCGTTCCCAAGGCCGACGCGATCTATGTTCTGGAGAATGCGTTGCGCATGTCCGGCGTGGCGCTGGTGCGTGACCGCACCGGATACCGCCTGCTGCCGGCGCCGGAAGCAGGCCCCGGCGGTGTCGACCGCTCGGCGGGCGGCGAGGCCGGCCAGGGCATCACCGTGGTGCCGCTGCGCTACACCTCGGCACAAAACATCTTCAAGCTGCTCGATGCCTTCGGCGTGAAAGCCTCGACCATGCGTCCGGACAATTCCCGCAACACCTTGATCATCAGCGGCAGCGGCAGCGACCGGGCGAGCGCGGTCGACACGATTCTGTCATTCGACGCAGACTGGATGCGCGGACAATCGGTCGGCATCTTCCCGGTGCGCAATTCCTCGCCCGAGCCTGTCATCTCGGAGATCGAGAAGATCATGGATTCCGGCGAAGGCGGGATGACCCAGAACATGATCAAGCTTCAGCCGATCTCGCGGCTCAACTCGATCCTCGTGGTGAGCCAGAAGCCGGAATATCTCAAGCGCGCGCAGACCTGGATCGCGCGGCTCGACCGTTCCGACACCGACGGCGTCAACATGAAATCCTATCCATTGCGCTACGGCAATTCCAAGCTGGTCGTCGCGCTGCTGAACGACATGCTGTTCAATCAGAGCGCAACGAGCAGTTCGACGCTCGACAGCGCGTCGAGCCAGGTCGCGCCCGGCGCGGGCGTCGCCAGTTCGTCTTCCGGCCCGGTCGCCGCGCTGAGCGCGCTGCCGACCGCCGCTTCAGGGGCCGCGACGCCGGTGACCGGACCTGCGGGATCATCCTTCAGCGCCCGCCCCGCTCCGGCTGCGTCCGCAACGCCGGTCCAGGACAACGGCCTCGGTGGACAAAACGGCAGCAGCTCGAAGTCCGGGCTCAACGGCATCCTCCAGAACGTGCGGATCACCGCCGACGTCACCAACAACGCCATCCTCGTCTACGCCAATCAGGACGCGCAGCGCATCGTCGAGCAGACCATCCGCCAGATCGACAAGCCGCAGCGGCAGATCGCGATCGAGGCAACGATCGCCGAGGTGACGCTGAACGACCAGTTGAACTACGGGGTGCAGTACTTCCTGGCGAGCAAACAAGGCTCGATCTCCAACACCATCTCCGGCGTCACCAATTCCGCATCGGTCGGCAGCGGCGCCGTGGAAGCTGCGTCCAGCGCCGTCAACGCCGCCTCCGGTGCGCTGCTCGGCCGCGTGCTGCCGGGCTTCAACTTCCTGGTCGGCGCCGAGAACTCGCCACGTGTCATTCTTGACGCGCTGCACGGCGTCACCAATGTCAAGGTGCTGTCGAACCCGTCGCTGGTGGTGCTCGACAACCAGCCCGCGACCCTGCAGGTCGGCGACCAGGTGCCGTTCTCGACCGGCACGGCGACGGTGCTGACGGCGAACAACACCGTGGTCAACACCATCGACTACAAGAACACCGGCATCATCCTGCGTGTGCTGCCGCGCGCCAATGCCAACGGCAATGTCGTGCTCGACATCGAGCAGGAGATATCGAGCGTGGCCGCCGGCAGCGCCAACTCGCTGACGCCGACGATCTCGCAACGCCGGGTCAAGAGTTCGATTGCGGTGACCAGCGGGCAGACCGTGCTGCTCGCCGGCCTGATCAGCGAGACCGAGAACAGGCAGCGCCAGGGCATTCCCGTGCTCGATTCCATTCCCGGCGTGGGCGACGCCTTCTCGCACCAGACCAATGCGCGCTCACGCACCGAGTTGATCCTGTTCATCCGTCCGACCGTCATCAGGGACGGCGTCGACGCGCATGTCATCGCCGAGGAGATGCGCAGCAAGATGAACAGTCGCCTGGTCGGGACCAGCAACCCGGTGGTCACCGTAAGCCCGCCCAGGGCCGCGCGCTGACGGCGTGACCGACGACAATGCGCATGACGGGATACGCGCGCCGCTGGTGCTCAGCATCGCGTTGCTCGTCGGCGTGTTCGCGAGCCTCGTCACGGCACCGGCCGCGGAAGGACTCTATGGTGCGTTCCTGGCCGCTCTCATGGTGGCCATCGCCGCGAACGATGCGCGCTACTATTTGATCCCGAACGAGCTGAGCGGAGCCGCCTTCGCGCTCGCCCTGCTTCGCGGCGCCACTGCCGTGCCCGATGCCGGCGCCGTGGCGCTGCTCTGGCCGCTCGTGCGCGCCGTGGCCGTGGCGCTTCCGCTGCTGCTCCTGATGCTGGCCTATCGGCGCTGGCGCGGCCGGGACGGGCTCGGGCTCGGCGACGTCAAGCTCGCGGCGGTCTGCGGGGCCTGGCTGGACCTGGCGACAGTGGCCGCGGTGATCGAGCTGGCGGCGCTGCTGGCGATCGGTGCCTATGTCGCCACCGCCGCATTGCAGCGCAAACCGCTGCGTGGGACCGCCTTCCTGCCGTTCGGACTGTTTCTGGCGCCGTCGATCTGGATCGGCTGGCTGGCCGAGACCTGGTATCTGAACTGGCTCGGCGGCTGACCGGGCTAAGGCCCGATGCCGTCAGGGCAAATCCTCTTCGCGGCGTAAGTCGCCTGCCTCGACCTTCTACTGTGCATGGGGTTGTTTTCGACTTTTTGTCGGACGCTGAGCCCCGGCGTATCAATGCTCGCGGCTGGGCGCCCATTCCAGCGCCCGCAGGCGGGCCTGGGCGATCTCGCCGCGCGTCATCTTGGTGGTGACGGCGTCGCGGATCCGGGCCCGGGACTCCCGCACCCGCGGCGGCGAGGCCGCGGCCGACAGGTTCAGCCATTTGGAGGCTTCGACGATGTCCTGCGGCACGCCGAAGCCGCGGTCGTAGAGCAGCCCCAGCGAATATTGCGCGCGGGCATCGCCCTGCTCCGCCGCCCGGCGGTACCACATCGCGGCTTCCGTATAATTCTGCGGCACGCCACGGCCGGTCTCGAACAGGAAGCCGAGATAGGACTGCGCCGCCGCGTTGCCCCGCTCGGCGAGCGGGATGAAGACGCGCGACGCGGTCGCATAGTCCTGCCGCTGCAAGGCCGCGACGCCCCGCCCGAGCGATTGGGCACCGACCGGCATCGCGGGCAGGAGCATGAGCGCCGCGACAACGGCAAGCGCCCGTCCAGCGCGTCGCAAAGGTCCGGCGTGGCGCCGGCTCCCAGCCTCGCATCGGTCTGAAATTGTCATGCCCGTCCTTCCCTGCACGCGCGCAAGACTAATCTGGCCGCGTGAGGGAATCCAGAGCAGCGGCTTCAATGAGGGTCCCAACACGTGATCTCGCGCAGGGGCTCGACGGCGAGTGCAGACAAATAAAAACGCTCCGGACGATATTATCGTCCGGAGCGCATGATTCGAGGCGGTCGGACGACGACCTACTTCAACGGGGTCGACGTGAAAGTGCCGTTGGAGTTGTTGCCGTCCAGCTGGTTGGTCCCATAGGACGCCACCGTACCCGCCACGCCGTTCCCGTTGCCCTGGATCGCACTCTCTCCGACGCGGAGCACAGCGTTACCGCCATTGTTCTGAATGCCGGTGGCGTTATTGGAGGCCGTCGCGCGCATGACCATCACGTTCGCAGCTCCGGCTCCGCCGGTCGCGACGATTCCTGCAAGAGTGTTGCTTGTCACGGCGCTGTCGTAGATGTTGACGTTCACATTGCCGCCGGTCGCGTTGCCCGAAATACCGACGGTGTTGCGGTCAGCGATGACGCGCTCGATCACGCCCTTGCTGGTCCCGCCGGCCGGCGGCGCAACATTGATGCCGGTGCCAGTGGCGCCGTTGCCATTGCTGAACACTGTTGTGCGGCTAATCGTGAAGCCGGTCGTGCCACCCGCCGTAATCGAGATGCCGTTGCTCGTGAAGTGCCGGATCACGCAATCCTCGACGTGGAGAAATCCGCCGTTGATGAAGCTGATTCCGTTAATGCCTGTGCCAAGCCCTTCAATATCGAGCCCCTTGAGAAAGAGATAGTCGGTCGCGCCCGCGCTGAAGATGATGCCGTTGGTGCCGGACACCAGCACGCCGGCCGTTCCCGCCTCACAG
Coding sequences within:
- a CDS encoding prepilin peptidase, with translation MTDDNAHDGIRAPLVLSIALLVGVFASLVTAPAAEGLYGAFLAALMVAIAANDARYYLIPNELSGAAFALALLRGATAVPDAGAVALLWPLVRAVAVALPLLLLMLAYRRWRGRDGLGLGDVKLAAVCGAWLDLATVAAVIELAALLAIGAYVATAALQRKPLRGTAFLPFGLFLAPSIWIGWLAETWYLNWLGG
- a CDS encoding tetratricopeptide repeat protein; translated protein: MLLPAMPVGAQSLGRGVAALQRQDYATASRVFIPLAERGNAAAQSYLGFLFETGRGVPQNYTEAAMWYRRAAEQGDARAQYSLGLLYDRGFGVPQDIVEASKWLNLSAAASPPRVRESRARIRDAVTTKMTRGEIAQARLRALEWAPSREH
- the gspD gene encoding type II secretion system secretin GspD: MQFPVTSSVGRRTLFDVVQPLLRRRSALTGMLLLLSSAVLLSACIVTADQSVEADPRDPRAQDIADKIRSLDLQPRQPADAGASGIGQAKSSKPAIYLSDGATPQGGALAERDDGGGSGYDLNFENAPVATVAKVILGDVLNTGYTIDPRVQGTVTLASVRPVPKADAIYVLENALRMSGVALVRDRTGYRLLPAPEAGPGGVDRSAGGEAGQGITVVPLRYTSAQNIFKLLDAFGVKASTMRPDNSRNTLIISGSGSDRASAVDTILSFDADWMRGQSVGIFPVRNSSPEPVISEIEKIMDSGEGGMTQNMIKLQPISRLNSILVVSQKPEYLKRAQTWIARLDRSDTDGVNMKSYPLRYGNSKLVVALLNDMLFNQSATSSSTLDSASSQVAPGAGVASSSSGPVAALSALPTAASGAATPVTGPAGSSFSARPAPAASATPVQDNGLGGQNGSSSKSGLNGILQNVRITADVTNNAILVYANQDAQRIVEQTIRQIDKPQRQIAIEATIAEVTLNDQLNYGVQYFLASKQGSISNTISGVTNSASVGSGAVEAASSAVNAASGALLGRVLPGFNFLVGAENSPRVILDALHGVTNVKVLSNPSLVVLDNQPATLQVGDQVPFSTGTATVLTANNTVVNTIDYKNTGIILRVLPRANANGNVVLDIEQEISSVAAGSANSLTPTISQRRVKSSIAVTSGQTVLLAGLISETENRQRQGIPVLDSIPGVGDAFSHQTNARSRTELILFIRPTVIRDGVDAHVIAEEMRSKMNSRLVGTSNPVVTVSPPRAAR